A genomic segment from Luteolibacter ambystomatis encodes:
- a CDS encoding alpha/beta hydrolase, whose amino-acid sequence MPLHLRHLLLTWTLAPGVLSAAPEVHLWKDKPPGDLPAVKEGAAPTGRMNDDERMTDVAAPTLTWFRPEKPDGRALVVCPGGGYQILAIHKEGDKVAERFAKEGITVAVLHYRVPAKNTDAADAGPRQDIAEALRQVRAEMKSKGFASGKTGVLGFSAGGHLVLESAYGPMPSGAERPDFVVAIYPAYLTDKAGVLKPEFAITKESPPACFFHAADDKYPADASAQLWRKLHDAGVKAELHIYSGGGHGFGISEPNPDKPWTLWPDTAASWMQGMRK is encoded by the coding sequence ATGCCTCTCCATCTCCGCCATCTGCTCTTGACATGGACTCTCGCACCCGGCGTCCTCAGTGCCGCTCCGGAAGTGCATCTTTGGAAAGACAAGCCGCCAGGCGATCTTCCCGCCGTAAAGGAAGGAGCCGCGCCAACGGGCCGGATGAATGATGACGAGCGCATGACCGATGTGGCCGCGCCAACGCTCACCTGGTTCCGCCCGGAGAAACCCGATGGCCGCGCGCTGGTGGTGTGTCCCGGTGGCGGCTATCAGATCCTCGCCATCCACAAGGAAGGCGACAAGGTGGCGGAGCGTTTCGCCAAGGAAGGCATCACCGTGGCCGTGCTGCACTATCGCGTTCCCGCAAAGAATACCGACGCCGCCGATGCCGGACCGCGCCAGGATATCGCCGAGGCGTTGCGCCAAGTCCGCGCCGAGATGAAGTCGAAGGGTTTCGCCAGCGGCAAAACCGGAGTGCTGGGATTTTCTGCAGGCGGGCATCTTGTCTTGGAATCGGCCTATGGTCCGATGCCCTCGGGAGCGGAGCGACCGGACTTCGTGGTGGCGATTTATCCCGCCTACCTCACGGACAAAGCCGGAGTCTTGAAACCGGAGTTTGCCATCACGAAAGAGTCCCCGCCCGCCTGCTTCTTCCACGCCGCGGATGACAAATATCCAGCCGATGCGAGCGCCCAGCTTTGGCGAAAATTGCACGATGCCGGGGTGAAGGCGGAGCTCCACATCTACTCCGGCGGTGGCCACGGTTTCGGCATCTCCGAGCCCAATCCGGACAAGCCGTGGACCCTGTGGCCGGACACCGCAGCCTCATGGATGCAGGGAATGCGCAAATAG
- a CDS encoding beta strand repeat-containing protein, which yields MKNRHCIYLLALGLTFTHAASAATQTWQTANANNTWDLTATNWDAGVVWTNGNNALFTGTTETVTLGAAALNAGTVSFDGTGQWTLNGPAASLTASAININTTAGGKLSLATTGTLSNVAAINVTTGSTLFAPSTLINSAITVGGTGNTENRGALRLETGAILSGTITLNADTTIGTSDNATISSTVSGNFSLSRASVGTGTLTLSGPLTFTGGFTQAIAGTTVLSGTSTYAGATTISAGSLTLSGSIANSALSLSDGTTLRGEGTAASATFGTTTGATLVVDPTTPAALTVNGALAVNGAVNVSLTTPIAAGSGPVTLLNYGTTTATAANFSVGTGFRNPTPVVVGGGSVTLDPGNKNLVWTGATTTWELGGTDGDWNSGADQFFNGDYLTFNDTGANPSITLAGTFAPSSITVNSTTNNYSFLGGGFSGSTGLTKSGSSTLTLTGNNSNTGAISLTGGTLALDNTASTGAQNQFTGTTGGIAVGASTTLRVKVAGTGVDGTAYVLSRSLSGSGTLALENAGATGTREISLSGTNTGFAGAVNITRSSGTQVMRVKANQMANATQISVADGGQFWDNTASGQTVGYTFTNLAGPGEGGFGALRVAGGVTYSGAMTMNASGGRIGGAGGAGLIATLSGQISGGLLELLGTSNGITLLVTNNSNTPSAATIMGGSSGAVRAAGNTVFGSGTLTQNGATLMSSNTTARTFANPYVVGGNITLGDATNNGKLTFTGTTGFGTGTRTVTTASEAELSGTLSNGGLTHAGAGKLTLSGTGSTLTSVQQTGAGNLEIPGAITLSGAGSQFSTSALAGTSTVNIGGSLVYNGGSGFNVIIGQNTANHNGVLNVSGSYTQNAESIFLGNNVATVTGTINVNSGGTVTFGTGMANSSASGTGGAAGVVLGRDGGIGTINLATGGTLASAKDIIRGTGTGTFNFNGGTLKALATRATFLQGLTAANINTGGAIIDSNGFDITIGQALLAGTGGAGLVKNGAGKLTLTGANTYTGDTTANGGTLSLGTASLADAAKVNLNNGAVLDLTFAGSDTVDQLIIDGVQQTTGTWGSSASTATHQDDVHFSGTGTLTVVTGPANAYAGWAATKGLTVANNGKNQDPDNDGRNNLHEFGFGGDPLSGATGQRIVARRATVNTFQMLTLTVPVRNGAVFSGSPDLTATVDGIIYHIQASLDLADWTSIPAAEVPVGDRQPLIDAATPAPTGYTNRFFYVPDSQENSKVFLRAKVEEAP from the coding sequence ATGAAAAACAGACATTGCATCTACCTACTGGCCCTCGGCCTCACCTTCACCCACGCCGCCTCCGCCGCAACCCAAACGTGGCAGACCGCCAACGCCAACAATACCTGGGACCTCACCGCCACCAACTGGGATGCCGGGGTCGTCTGGACGAATGGCAACAACGCCCTGTTCACGGGCACGACCGAAACCGTCACGCTGGGGGCCGCGGCCCTCAATGCGGGAACCGTCTCATTCGATGGCACCGGCCAATGGACTCTCAACGGTCCTGCAGCCAGCCTCACCGCCAGCGCGATCAACATCAACACCACCGCGGGTGGCAAACTGAGTCTCGCCACGACCGGCACGCTTTCCAATGTGGCGGCGATCAATGTCACCACCGGCTCGACCTTGTTTGCACCCTCCACCTTGATCAACAGCGCGATCACCGTAGGCGGCACCGGCAACACCGAGAACCGCGGCGCGCTCCGCCTTGAAACCGGCGCAATCCTTTCGGGCACCATCACCCTGAATGCCGATACCACCATCGGCACCTCGGACAACGCCACGATCAGCAGTACGGTCAGCGGAAACTTCTCGCTTTCCCGTGCTTCAGTCGGCACCGGGACACTCACCCTCTCCGGCCCCCTCACCTTCACCGGCGGTTTCACCCAGGCCATTGCGGGAACCACGGTGCTCAGCGGCACGAGCACCTATGCGGGTGCCACCACCATCTCCGCCGGTTCGCTCACCCTGAGCGGTTCGATCGCGAACTCGGCTCTCAGCCTTTCCGATGGTACGACCCTGCGCGGCGAAGGCACTGCGGCCAGCGCCACCTTCGGCACCACCACCGGCGCCACCCTGGTTGTCGATCCCACCACACCCGCCGCCCTCACGGTCAATGGAGCTCTGGCGGTCAACGGCGCCGTCAACGTCAGCCTCACCACTCCCATCGCCGCAGGCTCGGGTCCGGTGACGCTGCTCAACTACGGCACCACCACCGCCACCGCTGCGAACTTCTCCGTAGGCACCGGCTTCCGCAATCCGACTCCGGTCGTGGTCGGCGGCGGGTCGGTCACTCTGGACCCGGGCAACAAGAACCTGGTATGGACCGGCGCGACCACCACCTGGGAATTGGGCGGTACGGACGGCGACTGGAATTCCGGCGCGGACCAGTTCTTCAACGGTGACTATCTCACCTTCAACGATACCGGAGCCAATCCCTCGATCACACTCGCCGGGACCTTCGCACCGAGTTCGATCACGGTAAACAGCACCACCAACAACTACAGCTTCCTCGGTGGCGGCTTCAGCGGATCGACGGGGCTGACCAAGAGCGGCAGTTCAACCCTCACCCTCACCGGGAACAACTCCAACACCGGAGCCATCTCGCTCACCGGCGGCACCCTCGCCCTCGACAACACCGCCTCGACCGGTGCGCAGAATCAGTTCACCGGCACGACCGGCGGCATCGCAGTCGGTGCTTCCACCACCCTGCGGGTGAAGGTTGCGGGTACGGGCGTGGATGGCACGGCCTACGTCCTCAGCCGCAGCCTTAGTGGCAGCGGTACTCTTGCCTTGGAAAACGCCGGAGCCACCGGCACCCGTGAAATCTCCCTCTCCGGGACGAACACCGGGTTTGCCGGAGCAGTGAACATCACCCGCAGTTCCGGCACGCAGGTGATGCGGGTAAAAGCGAACCAAATGGCCAACGCGACCCAGATCAGTGTCGCGGACGGAGGACAGTTCTGGGACAACACCGCCAGCGGCCAGACCGTCGGCTACACCTTCACCAACCTCGCGGGCCCGGGCGAAGGCGGCTTCGGCGCGCTACGTGTCGCAGGCGGTGTGACCTATAGCGGCGCGATGACGATGAACGCCAGCGGCGGCCGCATCGGTGGCGCGGGTGGCGCGGGTTTGATCGCCACCCTGTCCGGTCAGATCAGCGGCGGCCTGTTGGAACTACTCGGCACATCGAACGGCATCACGCTGCTCGTCACCAACAACAGCAACACGCCCTCCGCCGCCACCATCATGGGTGGTAGCAGCGGTGCGGTGCGCGCGGCGGGCAATACCGTCTTCGGCTCCGGCACTCTGACGCAGAACGGTGCCACGTTGATGTCCAGCAACACCACCGCGCGGACCTTCGCCAATCCCTACGTGGTGGGTGGCAACATCACGCTGGGTGACGCGACCAACAACGGCAAGCTGACCTTCACCGGCACCACCGGCTTTGGTACAGGCACCCGGACGGTGACCACCGCCTCCGAAGCCGAGCTTTCCGGCACGCTTTCCAATGGCGGCCTCACCCATGCGGGCGCGGGCAAGCTCACCCTCTCCGGCACCGGTTCGACCCTGACCAGCGTCCAGCAGACAGGTGCGGGCAATCTGGAAATCCCCGGAGCCATCACACTTTCCGGAGCAGGATCGCAGTTCTCCACAAGTGCTTTGGCGGGGACCTCCACCGTCAATATCGGCGGCTCACTGGTCTACAACGGCGGATCCGGCTTCAACGTGATCATCGGCCAGAACACCGCGAACCACAACGGGGTGCTCAATGTCTCCGGCTCCTACACACAGAATGCCGAGAGCATCTTCCTAGGCAACAACGTCGCCACCGTGACCGGCACAATCAACGTGAACAGCGGCGGCACCGTCACCTTTGGCACGGGCATGGCCAACAGCTCCGCTTCCGGTACCGGCGGCGCGGCAGGGGTGGTGTTGGGCCGCGATGGCGGCATCGGCACCATCAACCTCGCCACAGGCGGCACGCTTGCCTCCGCCAAGGACATCATCCGTGGCACCGGTACGGGCACCTTCAACTTCAACGGCGGCACACTGAAGGCGCTCGCCACCCGCGCGACGTTCCTCCAAGGCCTCACTGCCGCAAACATCAACACCGGCGGCGCGATCATCGATAGCAACGGCTTCGACATCACCATCGGCCAAGCGCTCCTCGCCGGAACCGGTGGCGCGGGTCTGGTGAAGAACGGTGCGGGCAAACTCACGCTCACGGGTGCCAACACCTACACCGGCGATACCACCGCGAACGGCGGCACGCTCTCGTTGGGCACCGCCTCCCTCGCCGATGCCGCGAAGGTGAACCTCAACAATGGTGCCGTGCTTGACCTCACCTTCGCAGGCTCCGACACCGTGGACCAACTGATCATCGATGGAGTCCAGCAAACCACCGGCACCTGGGGCAGCAGCGCCTCGACCGCCACCCATCAGGATGACGTTCACTTCAGCGGCACGGGCACGCTGACGGTCGTGACCGGACCGGCCAATGCCTACGCGGGATGGGCCGCCACCAAGGGCCTGACTGTTGCCAACAACGGCAAGAATCAGGACCCCGACAACGACGGGCGGAACAATCTGCATGAGTTCGGCTTCGGAGGTGATCCGCTTTCCGGCGCAACCGGACAGCGGATCGTCGCCCGCAGGGCCACGGTGAACACCTTCCAGATGCTGACACTCACCGTACCGGTGCGGAACGGCGCCGTGTTCAGCGGCTCACCGGATCTGACCGCCACGGTCGATGGCATCATCTACCATATCCAGGCCAGCCTGGATCTCGCGGATTGGACCAGCATCCCCGCCGCGGAGGTGCCGGTGGGCGACCGCCAACCGTTGATCGATGCCGCCACCCCGGCTCCCACCGGCTACACCAACCGCTTCTTCTACGTTCCGGATTCGCAGGAGAATTCGAAGGTCTTCCTCCGCGCCAAGGTTGAGGAAGCCCCCTGA
- a CDS encoding glycosyl hydrolase family 95 catalytic domain-containing protein, translating to MASASGPLEIRFNTAATDWESQALPVGNSRMGAMIYGDAAAERMQFNEISLWTGGANLSGGYDINQFGAYQTFGDLYLDTPGVGAPVVSNPTIADHTAGSAGQTVDKSYDGSTNTKWCIIHNSKTIIWQIVFPTSATLTGYSITSADDVPARDPRTWTFQGSNDGTTWTTLDSRALSTSSSPVWPFPSRRQKVSFTPASTGSFTRYRFVFTPNTTDPTNGSAVPHFQLSEIGFTGAPAAVLPTNYSRALDLTTAVHTVAWTQGTTNFNRETFASRPGQVIATRISADSSGKINTVIRLAGGHSETPAASGNEVSFSGTLSNNSLRYATKVRVIATGGTLTVSGNTLQATNCDSLLLLHAAATDYAMDAATTPAFRNGILPMTTVNARLDAAQTAGYAALKAAHIADYQSLFNRVSLDLGAPPAQTLTPSRLSAYQAGGTDNHLESLMFQFGRYLLISSSRDSLPANLQGLWNNSNNPPWFSDYHTNINLQMNYWMAEPANLPECHEPLFNFLEAIEPLSRTATKAGFGSTIPGWTMRTSVNPFGGHGWNWDTPSSAWLARHYWEHYQYSGDTAFLQNTAWPTMKEICQFWIARLKTRADGKLVSPNGWSPEHGPTEDGVSYDQEIIWDLFTNTIAASQVLDIEPTFRAQLIDLRSKLLLPGIGSWGQVMEWTTERPTLEHEGHRHTSHLYAAYPGFQFNPVDTPQYVTASAVSLLDRGTTGDSRRSWTWPWRAALWSRLGNAENAHDMVRGLFTYNTMQNLFTTHTPFQIDGNLGYPGAVCEMLLQSHAGEIAVLPALPSAWPAGSFTGLRARGGYEVDASWQGGAPTAVTLRSTGGQAATLRLPATITSPGAFVRTGNTTNAVTKRDGLLVFNTTPGQSYAIDTNVTGADDADGDGFSTYAEWLAGTDPGARASHPHVSLTPSPGGLTLSWSEIKDRRYVIQSSTDLQTWSDVITRDTTSAGTGTLPITPGSGRVFYRAVIRTLPD from the coding sequence GTGGCCTCGGCTTCCGGGCCGCTCGAAATCCGCTTCAACACCGCAGCCACCGATTGGGAATCCCAAGCCCTGCCGGTGGGAAACAGCCGGATGGGGGCGATGATCTACGGGGATGCCGCGGCGGAGCGCATGCAGTTCAACGAGATCAGCCTGTGGACCGGCGGAGCGAACCTCTCCGGAGGCTACGACATCAATCAATTCGGCGCCTACCAGACCTTCGGCGATCTGTATCTGGACACACCGGGTGTGGGTGCGCCGGTGGTGAGCAATCCGACGATCGCCGATCATACCGCGGGGTCCGCGGGCCAGACGGTGGACAAGAGCTACGACGGCAGCACCAACACCAAGTGGTGCATCATCCACAACAGCAAGACGATCATCTGGCAGATCGTTTTCCCGACCTCCGCCACCCTCACTGGCTACTCCATCACCTCCGCCGATGACGTCCCTGCCCGCGATCCGCGTACATGGACTTTCCAGGGATCGAATGACGGCACCACTTGGACCACGCTGGACAGCCGCGCGCTCAGCACCTCCTCCTCACCTGTCTGGCCCTTCCCATCGCGGAGGCAAAAGGTGTCCTTCACACCCGCTTCCACCGGTTCGTTCACGCGCTACCGGTTCGTCTTCACACCGAACACCACCGATCCGACCAACGGCAGCGCGGTGCCACACTTCCAGCTTTCGGAAATCGGATTCACCGGCGCACCCGCCGCGGTCCTGCCGACGAACTACTCGCGCGCGCTCGATCTGACCACCGCCGTCCACACGGTGGCGTGGACACAAGGCACCACGAACTTCAACCGCGAGACCTTCGCCTCCCGTCCGGGACAGGTGATCGCCACCCGGATCAGTGCCGACTCCAGCGGCAAGATCAACACCGTGATCCGCCTGGCAGGCGGCCATTCGGAAACACCCGCCGCCAGCGGCAATGAGGTCTCTTTCTCCGGCACGCTGTCGAACAACAGCCTGCGCTACGCCACAAAAGTGCGGGTGATCGCCACCGGTGGCACGCTGACGGTTTCCGGCAACACGCTCCAAGCTACCAACTGCGATTCACTGCTGCTGCTGCATGCGGCGGCGACGGACTATGCAATGGATGCCGCCACGACTCCCGCGTTCCGGAATGGCATCCTGCCCATGACCACCGTGAACGCGCGGCTGGATGCGGCGCAGACAGCCGGGTACGCCGCGTTGAAGGCCGCCCACATCGCGGACTACCAATCGCTCTTCAACCGCGTCTCGCTCGATCTCGGCGCGCCGCCCGCGCAAACGCTCACGCCTTCCCGTCTCAGTGCCTATCAGGCCGGTGGCACCGACAACCATCTGGAGAGCCTCATGTTCCAGTTCGGGCGCTATCTGCTCATCTCCTCCTCGCGCGATTCCCTGCCCGCGAACCTGCAGGGACTGTGGAACAACAGCAACAACCCGCCGTGGTTCTCCGACTACCACACCAACATCAACCTCCAGATGAACTACTGGATGGCGGAACCGGCGAACCTGCCGGAGTGCCATGAACCGCTGTTCAATTTCCTGGAGGCCATCGAACCGCTGAGCCGCACGGCCACGAAAGCGGGCTTCGGCAGCACCATCCCGGGCTGGACGATGCGCACCTCCGTGAACCCCTTCGGCGGCCACGGTTGGAACTGGGACACCCCGTCCTCCGCATGGCTCGCCCGCCACTACTGGGAGCACTACCAATACAGCGGAGACACCGCCTTCCTTCAGAATACGGCATGGCCGACGATGAAGGAGATCTGCCAATTCTGGATCGCCCGGCTGAAGACGCGGGCCGATGGCAAGCTCGTCTCGCCCAACGGTTGGTCACCGGAACACGGCCCCACCGAGGACGGCGTGTCCTATGACCAGGAGATCATCTGGGATCTGTTCACGAACACCATCGCGGCTTCGCAAGTCCTCGACATCGAGCCGACGTTCCGCGCCCAGCTCATCGACCTGCGTTCGAAGCTGTTGCTGCCCGGCATCGGCTCATGGGGCCAGGTGATGGAATGGACCACCGAGCGTCCAACGTTGGAGCACGAGGGCCATCGCCACACCTCGCATCTCTACGCCGCCTATCCCGGCTTCCAGTTCAATCCGGTGGACACGCCGCAGTATGTGACGGCCTCCGCGGTTTCGCTGCTGGACCGCGGCACCACCGGGGATTCCCGCCGCTCCTGGACGTGGCCGTGGCGCGCGGCACTGTGGTCGCGCCTCGGAAATGCGGAGAACGCCCACGACATGGTGCGCGGTCTCTTCACCTACAACACGATGCAGAATCTCTTCACCACCCACACGCCGTTCCAGATCGATGGGAACCTCGGCTACCCGGGCGCGGTGTGCGAGATGCTGCTGCAATCGCATGCCGGTGAAATCGCAGTGCTTCCCGCCCTGCCTTCCGCTTGGCCCGCCGGATCGTTCACCGGATTGCGCGCCCGGGGTGGTTACGAGGTGGATGCCTCATGGCAGGGCGGCGCTCCGACCGCTGTCACGCTGCGCTCCACCGGCGGCCAGGCCGCCACATTGCGCCTTCCCGCCACCATCACCAGCCCGGGCGCCTTCGTCCGGACAGGAAATACTACAAATGCCGTAACCAAGCGCGACGGACTCCTCGTCTTCAACACCACCCCGGGCCAGTCCTACGCCATCGACACCAATGTCACCGGTGCGGATGACGCGGATGGAGACGGCTTCAGCACCTATGCCGAATGGCTGGCAGGCACCGATCCCGGCGCACGCGCTTCCCATCCGCACGTCAGCCTCACTCCCTCGCCGGGCGGACTCACGCTGTCGTGGTCCGAGATCAAGGACCGCCGCTACGTGATCCAGTCATCCACGGACCTCCAAACGTGGAGTGACGTCATCACCCGCGACACAACCAGCGCAGGCACCGGCACCCTGCCCATCACCCCCGGCAGCGGCCGCGTCTTCTACCGTGCCGTCATCCGCACGCTGCCGGACTGA